The Sylvia atricapilla isolate bSylAtr1 chromosome 5, bSylAtr1.pri, whole genome shotgun sequence genome includes a window with the following:
- the GDI2 gene encoding rab GDP dissociation inhibitor beta, which yields MNEEYDVIVLGTGLTECILSGIMSVNGKKVLHMDRNSYYGGESASITPLEDLYKRFNLPGAPPESMGRGRDWNVDLIPKFLMANGQLVKMLLYTEVTRYLDFKVIEGSFVYKGGKIYKVPSTEAEALASSLMGLFEKRRFRKFLVYVANFDENDPRTFEGVDPKKTTMRDVYKKFDLGQDVIDFTGHALALYRTDDYLDQPCQETINRIKLYSESLARYGKSPYLYPLYGLGELPQGFARLSAIYGGTYMLNKPIEEIVIENGKVVGVKSEGEVARCKQLICDPSYVSDRVTKVGQVIRVICILSHPIKNTNDANSCQIIIPQNQVNRKSDIYVCMISSAHNVAAQGKYIAIASTTVETADPEKEIKPALDLLEPIEQKFVSISDLFAPTDLGTESQIFISRTYDATTHFETTCDDIKDIYKRMMGSEFDFEEMKRKKNDIYGEEEQQ from the exons gaATGCATCCTCTCTGGGATTATGTCAGTGAATGGAAAGAAAGTCCTTCACATGGATCGGAATTCTTACTATGGAGGGGAAAGTGCATCCATTACACCCCTGGAAGAT CTCTACAAAAGGTTTAATCTCCCGGGAGCTCCACCAGAATCTATGGGGCGGGGAAGAGACTGGAACGTGGACCTCATCCCAAAATTCCTTATGGCTAATG GTCAGTTGGTAAAGATGCTGCTCTACACAGAAGTCACTCGTTACTTGGACTTCAAGGTGATTGAAGGCAGCTTCGTCTACAAGGGAGGAAAGATCTACAAAGTTCCTTCCACTGAGGCAGAAGCTTTGGCCTCCA GTTTAATGGGTTTGTTTGAGAAGCGCCGGTTCAGGAAATTCCTGGTTTATGTGGCCAACTTTGATGAGAATGACCCGCGGACCTTCGAGGGCGTGGACCCCAAGAAAACCACCATGAGGGATGTGTACAAGAAGTTTGACCTGGGCCAAGATGTAATTGACTTCACGGGCCATGCCCTGGCTCTCTACAGGACTGATGA CTATCTAGATCAACCCTGCCAAGAAACAATCAACAGGATTAAGTTGTACAGCGAGTCACTGGCTCGATATGGGAAAAGCCCCTACCTGTACCCCCTCTATGGCCTTGGAGAGCTGCCCCAGGGATTTGCAAG GCTCAGTGCAATCTATGGAGGCACCTACATGCTCAACAAGCCCATTGAGGAGATCGTCATCGAGAACGGCAAAGTGGTCGGGGTCAAGTCTGAGGGGGAG GTGGCTCGCTGCAAACAGCTCATCTGCGACCCCAGCTACGTGTCAGACCGAGTGACCAAGGTGGGCCAGGTGATCAGGGTCATCTGCATCCTCAGCCACCCCATCAAGAACACAAATGATGCCAACTCGTGCCAGATCATCATTCCACAGAACCAGGTCAACCGGAAATCAG ATATCTACGTGTGCATGATCTCCTCTGCTCACAACGTGGCGGCGCAGGGCAAGTACATCGCCATCGCCAGCACCACTGTGGAGACCGCAGACCCTGAGAAGGAGATCAAGCCAGCCCTGGACCTCCTGGAGCCCATTGAGCAGAA gtTTGTGAGCATCAGCGACCTGTTTGCACCGACCGACCTGGGCACTGAGAGCCAG ATCTTCATCTCACGCACTTACGACGCCACCACCCACTTTGAGACGACGTGCGACGACATCAAAGATATTTACAAGAGGATGATGGGGTCAGAGTTCGACTTTGAGGAGATGAAACGCAAGAAGAACGACATCTatggggaggaggagcagcagtaa